In Cucurbita pepo subsp. pepo cultivar mu-cu-16 chromosome LG10, ASM280686v2, whole genome shotgun sequence, the DNA window TGCTTCACTTCCATCACCTGGAGCGAAGGCTGTTGCTAAAGCAGAAAATCGTTCTTCAGGATCTACGATGTTAAGCAAATGCTTTAATAGCTTTATTTCTTTAGGGGCCATGCTTCTTAGACCGCTCTTTGTGGCTTTGTATAAATGATACATTATTTCTTTCACCTGCATTCACACAGAGAAGGTGACACAAGAGTTGCATCTAAAAGTGAAAGCTCGGTTTCtccgaacaaaaaaaaatgtgtgaaACAAAGACAATAGACCGTCTCAGAAATGACTAATTTGAAAAACTCGAGCAAAACTGGGGTGGTGCATGAATCAAAGACACTAGACCGTCTCAGAAATGACCAATTTGAAAAACTCGAGCAAAACTGGAGTGGTGCATGAATCAAAGACAATAGACCGCTTAGAAATGACTAATCTGAAAAACTCGAGCAAAAATGGGGTGATGCGTGAGACAAAGACAATAGACCGCTCAAAAATGACTAATCTGAAAAACTCGAGCAAAACTGGGGTGATGCAGGGGAGTTACGTCCGAGAAATTCGAAGTTAACAACCAGCAAGTAATATTGTGAGCAAGGACATTTTAAAGCTAAAGGTTACCTCATTCTTCATGGTTGTGGATTCTTTTGCAGAAGCCCAAGCACTGTTTATCAAAAGGATCAATGATGAATCAAGTTCCTTTGCCTTTGCAAGACTTGCAATCTTCTCACAAGCCACATCCAATGAGGGAGAATTCAGtatatcatcaaatttgaCCTGTGCTGAATCCAACGTCTCCACGTGTTCTAATGTTCGATCGTAAGCACTAACTGCAGACAGACATCTGGCTGCCAGTCGAGCCACCGCTGCTCGAATAGAAAAAGTAATTAAGAGATAACTAGTGATAAAATCTTGTATATATGATACAAACTTTTCGAATTATTATTCGCAAAACTAATTTAGGGaaacaaaatatgaagaactataacttttattattcCGCTCTAAAGTGAAAAAGCATGATGGAgctgttaggaaccacgaccctccacaatggtatgatattgtttactttgagcctaagctctcgtggctttgcttttggtttccccaaaaggcagAGATAGTGTTCcatacttataaacccatgatcttcctcttaattagtcaatgtgggactactcctctcaataatcttcaacaatcctctccATGAACAAAGTagaccatagagcctcccctgaggcctatggagcccttgaacagtcttcccttaatcaaggctcgactccttctctaacgccctcgaacaaaggaacaaagtacatcctttgttcgacacttgtgtcacttttgactacaccttggaggctcacaacttctttgttcgacatttgaggattctattgacatgactaagttaacggcatgactctgataccatattaggagtcacgaacctccacaatggtatgactactcctctcaataatcctGAACAGGGGCTTCTAGCTTcaaagaggaagaaatttATAATCCCTACCAGATTAAATTTATCTAAATACTTGTAAAGATGGTTCAAAGATAAGGATGCAATAAACATGAACTAAATCTGAGATCAAATCTAGACTGAATTTATGTGAGTCTTGGTTTAATCCAATGCCAAAACTAAGATAAATCATTGAAAGTATTCAAACTATTACCATCATGATCTTCCAAACTGTCATGGGTTTCTGAAACCAAAGTAAGGAACTTAAAAAAATCCTCTGTGAACTCTTTGCGCCGCTTGGCAACTATCGCATTAATGTCGGTCGGGCTGTCCTGTAATTCCTTGAGAAGTTCACTGTGGATCTCCATTTCATCATCGATCTGTATATTGTCATCGGAAATGGTTTTCGTGAATAAAAATCGTAGCACGAAAGTTTAAAGAACAAAtgtagaggaagaagaagaggataaGTACATACCCTTTTGACCCTTCTACCAAGTGAAAGTAACTTCTCTTTCATAATTGGATCACTCTCCCAATCTGCTCGCCTTTGGCAATGACTGTAGAAGCTCTCCCTATACTTTTTCCACTCTTCCCTAAACACCAAAAGCTTCCTCCATTCTTTAGTTTTGGGCTTCTCATTCATGAAAAtgtcaattattttatcaCAAAATTGAGAGATGGTATATCCTTCTGCAACTTCCATCTCCGCTTGctcttccatttccattgTGGCTACATCGTTCGCTCGTGCACCTGAGAAGCAAGTTCTAGAATGATATTGAAACATAGAAGATAGAAGAACTACAAGATAAGCCAAGTACTCGAGGTACTTAGAACCTCCCGCATTTTGAGTAGTATCACTCAGGCCTAAACCAACTAACCCAatgtgttgaggattgttgggagggagtctcacgTTAGCTAATTAGGGggatgattatgagtttataagtaaggaatacatctcggTTAGTATGAGGTcctttggagaaaccaaaagtaaaaccatgagaggttatgctcaaagtggacaatatcataccattatagagagtcgtgtttccTAACTcgtggtatcaaagtcatgcccttaacttagccatgtcaatagaatcctcatgtgtcgaacaaagaagttgctagcctcgaaggtgtagtcaaaagtgactcaagtattgaacaaagggtgtactttgttcgagagctccagagAAAatagtcgagcctcaattaaggggaggttgttcgagggctacataggccttaggggaggctctatgatatactttgttcgaagggaggattgttgaggattgttgggagggagtctcacattggctaataaaggatgatcatgggtttataagtaaagaatacatctccattggtacgagaccttttgaggaaaccaaaagcaaagcagtgagagtttatgctcaaagtggacaatatcatatcattctggagagtcgtgtttccTAACACAttgtatcaaagtcatgcccttaacttaaccatgtcaaatagaatcctcaagcgTCGAACAAAcggtatactttgttcaagaactccaaagaaaggagtcgagcctcaattaaggggaggctgttcgagggctacatataggcctcaggggaggctctatggtatactttgttcgaggggaggattgttgaggattgttgggagcgagtctcacattggctaattaagggaacgatcatgggtttataagtaaggaatatatcttcattggtatgaagccttttggagaaaccaaaaacaaagccatgagagcttaggctcaaaatggacaatatcatatcattgtggagagtcatgctTCCTAACACAATGCACACATTCATCCTTTCATACCCACTATTAATAACAAATCAGAATGACCATAACAACGTCCCGACCTTATTAATCAAATAGTATTCCTAATtctatgatattatccactttgagcataagctctcgtggctttgctttttgcttccccaaaagacctcatgcgaatggagatgtatttcttacttataaacccatgatcaacccctcctctcccaacaatcctcaacacagAGTTCTTATTAGAATCCTGGGAACTCTGCAAGAGCCCAAGAAGcaccacacacacacacgcacaACTTAGCTCCTAGCCATTTATTCGATGATTTTCCAGTCTAAGAAAAGTTCGAGTGACAGTGGATACATTTCATAGGGTTTCAAAGATTAAAAACAAACGGATATGAATTCAGAAGCCCCAATTATCGTGAAAGGGCAAGAGCTgaacagaaaacaaaacagtagtgaaaaaattgaagaactcACTTGCGTTGAATTGCATTGGGGTTGGAACAGTAGCTGTCGCTCGGTTGTCGGATTTGGAATTCTTCGGTGATGGTTTGAAGGGTATAGCCGAGGAGGAGATGGGTGGAAGGGGTTTTTGAGCGGCGGAGAAGCGGCGGAAGATGAATGTTTTGGTTGAGGAAATGGAGAGCTGAAAGGTCAACTGATTTGTGATAGCCATTGCCGGAAATTTTGAATGAACGCAAAGCTAAGGGGAGGGCCGACCGCCCAAGTAGCTGGAATTAGGacctaaaaaaatttggattgaatttttattttttattttttttatttttaataaaagcaaaatattaatttataattcaattttcgtatatattatgaaaaatgttaagaACCCGCGCATCAATATAATACATAAAGTCCTCTCTAGCCCTATTCCGACCACTGCATTGCACTTTCTAATGACTGACTCttgtaccatttgtaacacctcaagcacaccgctaacaaatattgtccgtttcaGCTCATTACATGTTGTCGTCaccctcatgattttaaaacatatttgttaagaagaggtttacacacctttataacaaatgttttgtttccctctcgaatcgatgtggaatctcacaagtTGTGTTGGATTagatatcttttttttttttttttttttttttttttttttttttttttttttttttttcgggttgagttgagttgcaGTTCGATTTGTGGGTTGACATTGTTTTTGTCAGATCAACTTTACAAAcccgaaaatagggttatatTCCAACACAACCGtaccctacttttaaaattattaagaacATTTAACGTTTGTTACCGATATTAGCAATATGTTTGTGACACAGAGTTCAGTTATGAACTCTATCAGAGTTGTTCACGTATGACCCAACtaacttaaaatttcaaattggtccaaaaaaacttttttaaacGATAAAACTTGGTCTCGGGATTTGAAATCTAAAAAGACTACAAAAGAAGAGGTAAATaacttttgtatttaaatattatatatttgaaacaaaatgtcATCGAATGAAGCTGTTTATTGTATTCTCTATTTACAATGTTTTGTCTCTTCAAAACATTTacattctttccttttttatctTTACATCATATAcgtgagattctacatcggaAACgcaacatttcttataagataataccgggcagtgtgccggTGAGAACGTGGCCCTCAAGAGGGGTAGATTGTAAtccccacattgattggagaggagatcGAACCATTCCTtgaaagggtgtggaaacctgaGAATGAAGTCTCATATTTTAGCTCGTTTGAGCCACGTGGTGGGTCCTTATTTGTCTCATAACAactttacttattattattattaaaatatttcttaatgcttaaaaaaatttagttaatttaattttccacCGTCAACTTATTCCgaaaattggagaaaactACACTAcaccaaaataaatacattattattttatattttatatacttcataaaaataaattaataatttataacaaatctaaaaattaacttaaaaataatttaagagagagagagagNAAAAACATGAACAATGATTAGATTACATAACACCCATGAGcttagaaaaggaaagaaaaaaacatctcACAACAaggaattcaaaattttatgttttttttttttgttttggggaaatatatagagagaaaatggatTTAGGGTTCATAGAGATTTGGTCTTGAAGCGGTAGaggagtttcttcttcttgttggtCAGATTGTCAATGGACAGAACCACCTTACCAGCCTCGGAGATCTTGAATGTGTTTGTAAGAACAGGATGGTCTTGTGACGACGACGCCACTTTTCTTGCCTTGTCGATTATCACCGTGTAGCTTCCCTCCCTGCTCGGTACGTACTCCGCCCCGTAGCTCACATCCCATCCGACCACTCGAACCTCCCACGTCACAATACATGCCTAcatcaacatattttaattatgcgTGTACATGTACATCGGATGATTAAAGAGATGTTTTAGAATTAATTAGCAGACAATCTCAAAACTAACACGAACCCACATGAATACACAACCACATTAACACTATCAACATCGACATCAATATCAACTCTCATCATTTCACCTTAAACCCGCcgtcataaattttatttatgtctCTAAACTTATCTAGCTATCATCTAGTTTCAATTATGCGTGTATTTATAATCGATCATTAAAGAATCAACTAGTAGACAATCTCAAAACTAACGAACCACATGTGTACACAACCACATAGACGATATCAACATCGACATCAATATCAACTTGCCTAACTATTGTCTAAATTTCAATTGTGTGTACATTATGACAGATGATTAAAGAGATGTTTTAGACTAATGAACGACACAAAAGTACCACTCGAACCTCCAACATCCCATCAACATCGACATCAATATCAACTCCAATTTCACCTCAAACCCATCGAAGTGTTGTGTTATGTCTCTCGACTTACCTAATCATCatctaaatttgaaaatcaattAGCTGAAATTTGAGTatagaaattgaaaagtttaCTTAATAATATGACAAAGAAATGgcaaaagaaattgaaatttgggaAGTAAAGGGATCCAAAGTGTAAAAGGGTATCATGAGAAGGCATAGACAGTCAAAAACAGAGAATTTCAAAGACgctttaaaataaagaaacagggagtgagagagacagagagacagaCATAATGGGTCATTTTGGACTGTCGTGTCCAGAGAATCCAATGAAATGCACATCTTCCAACgcaaacattttcaaatttcatcacTATCTTTGGTTTTCATTtctatatttctaaaaaatttaaggaaaaagaaggagagaagaaataggaaCCTGAGTGACAGGATATTCGACGGTGTGTTTGGCTGAGGGTTTCACTGTGATTTCAGTGACGCTATCACATGTCTCGAATTCCCCATCTTTGCTCATTCCTCCATACTTCACTGGCAGCTCTTGCGCTGTTATGTACCTGGTGGTAGTGTGTTTATCCAAAATTTCCAATTAATTTCCACCACAAATCGCTGATTCCAATATGAAAACACAGAATTCAAGAACAATATATCTAGCTTTAATCCAAATAACAACGTACCTCAGAAGGGTCTCTGCAGATTTGGAAGGTCCAGCAAACACAAACTTGCTCTTAGTTCTATGAGTCAGAAATGGGCTCATCATTCTATTCACAGCCAAATACCACCAGGGAACATTGATGAACACCTACCCAAATTCAAAACCAAATCCAAAATCAGAAACAGatcattaattaatcataACATCGACAATTATAGTTCAATGAAAGACCTGTTTGGCAACGAATTCTGGGTAGTTATCTTGGAAGATCTGAAGGGCATGTTTGGTTGCCTGTCTTAGCTCCCATTTCCCCAGCCCTGGAGAGTTCTTCAGGTCGTTTACATGAACCATGGTGCTAATTCCTCCGGGATTGAAATCCATTTTCCGGATGCCTTTCTCCAGAAACTGAATCCTCCAACGGAGAAATTTCTCCCGTTTCTCCTCGTCGGAAAATGTTTTCTGGTAAAGCTCTCTGTTCTGAAATTCTCCGTACACGTTGTAACAGACTGGATGCCCTTCTTTGTCCGATCCGTGCATGAACGCTACTTTCTCCAGATCGCTCCCTAAATCTTCCTCCAACAGTTCGTCGATTTTGAAATCCTTTCTCCATTGGATCGTGTTCTTGATCATCGCGAATGATTCTTTCACTTTGAAATCCCTTGCTCGGAGGAATTTCAGTAGTACAACATCGGTTCTCTCGTCCGCCATTAGCGGTATTCCCCAGATTGACACCTCCTCCGGCGCCACGGCAGTCGGGGGAGGGTTGGCCGTTGTGTCTACGGCTTCTTCAGATGGTGCTGCGGCGGAGGCGGCGACGGCGACAATCGTCTCTTCGATTGCTTCGACTGTTTTTGCTCCGTCTTCATCCACAAGTGATTCGGTTTGCACTGCAACCACAACGTCCTCCGCGGCAGGAGGCgttgtttcttttgatttctcttctttctctgctTCACCTTCATTTGCTTCGGCGATTTTAGCTTCGGCTTTCGGTGGCTCTTGTTCTTCATCGGAGCGCTTCTGCGCATCATCGACGGTTTCATCTGTCTTCTCCACCACGGCCTCCGACGAAGATTCCTCAACCTTAGCCGGCAATGACGACggaggcggaggcggaggcggaggcgTAGGCTGAGCAGTGAATTCGTGCTTATTAAGCGCTTCCTGAATAAGCTGCTTAAACTCTTCCAAAGCTTTCTTCTCTGAATCAGAAAGATCAGCGAGTTTAGTACTCTCCTCCTTGAAGGAATCAGCATCCGCCACGACTTTCTCATCACCCGCAGGTTTCAACACTTCAGTCTCCGCCGCCGCATCAGGAACCTCTCCTTCCGCCTTCAATGGCTCCTTCGCGGCAGGCTCCGGCAGCGGAGGAAGGTCCTTATTGGGCTTCTCAGCAAGGGGAACATCGGTGATAACGACTTCTTGGTCAGTCATGGTTGTGGGGGAGTggagaaagttgaagaagggGTTTAGGGTTgacagagagagaagaagaaatggaaatggcGGTGGTAATGGCGGAGATCGTGGGAGTGAGAGACGCCGTTTTAAAGGAGCGGGTTCAGACCGTTTGGTGCAGTGACGTGTAATATTcatcattaaaagaaaataaaaataaaaataaaaaataaaaaataaaaaaggagaaGGCGTGTGGGTCGTGGGGGCGTGACCAAAAGTCGTTTGTGGGGTTAACCAAAAAGTGGAgtgagaaattatttaaacggctatttatttatttatttcaaaattaaaaatattttcaattaaaagtttagagacttattagatatttttaataagcATATATACCAGTAGAGttcaatataattaaaaaaaaattgaaccaaCTCGAAGGGGTAGTGACCCGAGCAACATAAGTTCAGTTTACAACCAAATCCACTTTAGAAAGTTGGGTCGAGTTGtcggtgtgagatctcacatcggttggaaaggagaataaataataggCCAAgatggacaatatttactagcggtggacttaggttgttacagTCGGGTTGCTgggttattattgttatttttttaattatttgagaaATACTACTTTTCCACGATCCATACTATATTGATAACTACTCAAATATCAAGTACTTACAAGTCACAACGTGCCAATAACATCGGTTACACACGTCaaacattcttaatttttataataatttaaaaagtaggGTTATGTTGTAACTCTATCTTCAAGTTAgtccaaaaaaatgtcaaaccCACGAACCAATTcgaatttttagtttttcaaaaattaaatctaactCAAACGGACGAAAAAATCTAGCCCAACCCAGTTAgctgtgttggatgatgaaagtccgacatcggctaatttagggaataatcatgggtttataatcaaataatacactctccattggcacgaggccttttgggaaaatccaaagcaaaatcacgagagcttattctcaaagtggacaatatcataccattgtggacaATCGTGTTCGTCGAACAAGATTTTGGTTGGATTAGATAGTTCAAGTTGGTCGAATTCTGAGTGATTTTAAccccattaattttttaagaaatttatggattaaatttgtaattaaattataaattttttattaatttataaaataattaaatgacaatgaaaatttgataaactaatatataaaaagataatatgTAACGGTAACATCTTTTTTGAGTTGTATTGTATGGTAACGAATGTCTAACATGTCCACATTCGTGATATTTatccttaaataaataattttatccttatttgttgcttattttgtatttttcttagatttttttttataatataataaaaatgtcgGTGTCAGACTCATAGACATGTAAAATTAACAGATCTATCCCGTaaaggttttaaattttacgtCTAGTAGATTCTATGGCAATGTTCGTGGATTGGATTGAGTCCGTTTAAAACATTTGTTAGACTTAACTCAAGCAATGAACCAAACCATAAATTTCTAGgtcgtttattttttatttgttagtaaaacatctatttatttatttatttttaaatatttaataagatttaccgttaaatttgaatatatattttaaaaaattacctttgaaataattaaaaaattatttttaaaaccattagaaaataaataaatatatatttaataaattatgtgACTAGGATATTAAGTGTGGGGCCCAGTTAAGGaggaaattaatttaatttaatattatattaggcTGTCAATTGGAGGAGTCCACAGTGTTTAGGAATAATGATGCGGTGCCGTTTTACAGAAATCTTCGCCGAATCTGCCGGCACGGCATTTCCCTTTAcaagactttttattttctttttctttttttattttcttattttattttattttatttattttcttttattatctATCTGGATATGGACCCAACATTCCCTCATTAATCTatacatttattatatattttttttattgtttaaatttacatttttcttcctattttttctaaaaatattaaatatgtttaccaaatataaaatttaattttcaatcacacatatttaatataagttATTtggtattttaataaataaaattgataaagaAATTATCGTAGATTTACTAGGAATAATCTCGTTCTTGAATTGATCGCTAGTATATTCACAATGGGACGCTGAACTTTCGAGTTGTCCTTGATGGAATCTATGTCTCCTTCCTCTCTGTCTCCTTCTCCAATTATACATAATGATATATTATGtatgtttttatttgatatgttGTACTTCAAGGAAGGTAAATCTTATGACCAAGATGATATGACTGTGTGTACGAATCTCGAGGCTCCGAgaattgaaatatgttataAAGTATGACAAAAATGCCATGAATATGAATATGTACGTCAGCCTTCATAGTATAAGATAACATGGAAGTTTTGTATGCATCATCGTACGAAtgatttatctaaaatttataaattacctcaatttttttttatttttttaaaaaaatttaagattataatattacttttgagtatttttaaaatgtaatacTAACGGTAAACcgtctttttaaaaattaaaaaaaaattgaagagtattaataaaagatttgaaattttaagagtattttttaaaatttaattttgaatattaaaaaaaaaaaattaaatttttttttttagagtggatcgaaaaaaataaaataataatgaaaggaaaaagaaagtaaggggacctaaaaataataatgagaaagataaaaaaaaaataataaaaagaaaagaaaagaaaaaaaaaggtggaaTCAGTAGCGATTTCCATGCGCATTAGGCTACAACATCATTACCGCCTCCAACCCCAACGTTCATAAACACTCTCATCTCACCGTCCCTTGGGTTGACCGAATCCTCACCGttcattcccctttccaatttatttattttttaaaattttattattagatttttcaGTTAAAGTACATGACAGTGGGATGCGAGTTGGCTGACTTCAATATCTCACCTCTAAATATTTGGGTTTacatttcattattattatctcCTCTCTTTCTAAccaacaataattataaaaaaacacattttatttaaaactattcAAAATACCACGTCACCTCACCCCAGTCAGCTTCCTACTTCCACGTCATCACTTTTATCCCTCATTTACTTACATCCATAAGAATGTTTGTTTCTTATCTGtccccttgtagttgaaaAAGTGAATGATGAGCCCAACTTCCACTactgtctttttcttttcttttttttttttttctttttaatgaattttccCATGCAATCGGTGTTAGAACATTCTTTCACAAATAGCTTCAGAGCCGGACATTGAGCGATGAGTCAGTAAGGAAACTGAACCCCGAatgggagtggattgtgacattccacatcagttaggaaagagaacaaaacattttttctataagtgtggaaacctctccctagccatcgcgttttaaaaaccttgagaagaagctaaaagaggacaatatctaattAGCGGTAGATTTAAGTTATTATATAAAACAACACAATTTGTATTGTGAATTGAAGGCCTATCCCTTACTGATGCATTTACCCTTACTACCTAACCCTACATGCCTGCCTTAAACTACTACTTGGTCAAACTTTTTCTTGCTCGAGATAGAAGAACTTTTTCTTGCTCGAGATAGAAGATATGCTGACATTGTAAAGATATATAGTCAACAGTAAGAAGTATTCCCAAGTTAGACCggagagaaacaaaatatttaggCTTTCTACCAATTACCGGAGACTCTACGTCTGAGATTTGTTCCATCTCAAACTCGGATAAGGAAGAATGCCCTTGAACGGCAGATCANaaaaaaaaaaaaaaaaaaaaaaaaaaaaaaaaaaatcaattctcGAGAATCAAGATTAGTATTAACAATCATCATACATCACAGTTCCAAAGCTAGAATATGGCATAGAAATCGTTGGGACAAATTTTCACCTTTTTGACCTGTGTTTCATCACTTTTCATGTATAAAAATGTTGAGCCGTTGCTTTCTTACAAGGCAAGTACGCCGCAAGCATGCAATGGCAAAGCCTGCAAGTGAACAAATCTGGGAATAACATCTGCAGGCCAAGAAAACGTTATATGAACAATCCATTTTCTACGAGGATGTATGCAGCCATTTCTTTTGAGAGAACATCAAACAAAGTTAGGCCCAAAGGCATAACTTTGATAAATAAAGTTTACATGATTTGTTGAGAATGTAATAATATACACATACAAAGAGGCATATTTGCAACCAATTAAGGGCACAAAAATATGCTTGTAATTCAAAGATCACATCACTGAAGACTAGGGAAAAATATGgttaaaagggaaagaaaaagtgaagCAGATATAGAAATCGCTATTATCATCGGGATCGGGTGGGACGACAAACATGGTTTCGCTTGCGAGCGTGATCTTCGTTGTGGTGTTGAGTCCGACATGCATATCCATACCAACAATTTTCCCTTTCAGTTGCATCTCCTGGAAGAAGCTGCCACATTTCACGTAGGATTTAGAAAGGAGAAGCAAGGAGAATTGAAATTCCCAGGCAAAAGTACTCACATATTTTGGCGTTGAAATGCGAAACCAGTAGAGTAGAAATCCCACCAATTTGTCATAACACTCACTTCATTGAGACAAAAAGGCATTCCAAGTTGTCAGAACGTATTACATGTCAAAATGGATGCCAAAACAGCTTTAAACTGAAATGGTACGAGACAAGATACACATTTGAAATGAAGACGATTTTTTTTAGCAAACTATAGCTTAATAACCTGACTAATTCATAAGGCCATTctagtgagatcccacgtcggttggagagaggaatgaaacattctttaaagggtatggaaacctctccctaatagacccattttaaaaatcttgagaggaaatctgaaagagaaagctcaaagagaacaatatctgctagcggtgggcttggacggttacaaatggtattagagcagacaccgggcggtgtacCAGTGAAGACGTAGGGCTCCaacggggtggattgtgagatctcacattagttggagaggggaatgaaactttctttataatggtgtggaaaccaattcctagtagacgcgttttaaaattttgagggg includes these proteins:
- the LOC111803777 gene encoding uncharacterized protein At4g37920; translated protein: MAITNQLTFQLSISSTKTFIFRRFSAAQKPLPPISSSAIPFKPSPKNSKSDNRATATVPTPMQFNASARANDVATMEMEEQAEMEVAEGYTISQFCDKIIDIFMNEKPKTKEWRKLLVFREEWKKYRESFYSHCQRRADWESDPIMKEKLLSLGRRVKRIDDEMEIHSELLKELQDSPTDINAIVAKRRKEFTEDFFKFLTLVSETHDSLEDHDAVARLAARCLSAVSAYDRTLEHVETLDSAQVKFDDILNSPSLDVACEKIASLAKAKELDSSLILLINSAWASAKESTTMKNEVKEIMYHLYKATKSGLRSMAPKEIKLLKHLLNIVDPEERFSALATAFAPGDGSEAKDPNAIYTTPKELHKWIKIMLDSYHLNQEDTDIREARKMAQPIVIQRLFILKDTIETEYLEQNELQNAQTKPNHVSANAVSI
- the LOC111804158 gene encoding patellin-3-like, coding for MTDQEVVITDVPLAEKPNKDLPPLPEPAAKEPLKAEGEVPDAAAETEVLKPAGDEKVVADADSFKEESTKLADLSDSEKKALEEFKQLIQEALNKHEFTAQPTPPPPPPPPSSLPAKVEESSSEAVVEKTDETVDDAQKRSDEEQEPPKAEAKIAEANEGEAEKEEKSKETTPPAAEDVVVAVQTESLVDEDGAKTVEAIEETIVAVAASAAAPSEEAVDTTANPPPTAVAPEEVSIWGIPLMADERTDVVLLKFLRARDFKVKESFAMIKNTIQWRKDFKIDELLEEDLGSDLEKVAFMHGSDKEGHPVCYNVYGEFQNRELYQKTFSDEEKREKFLRWRIQFLEKGIRKMDFNPGGISTMVHVNDLKNSPGLGKWELRQATKHALQIFQDNYPEFVAKQVFINVPWWYLAVNRMMSPFLTHRTKSKFVFAGPSKSAETLLRYITAQELPVKYGGMSKDGEFETCDSVTEITVKPSAKHTVEYPVTQACIVTWEVRVVGWDVSYGAEYVPSREGSYTVIIDKARKVASSSQDHPVLTNTFKISEAGKVVLSIDNLTNKKKKLLYRFKTKSL